GGGCTTCCTTCATTTGAGCCGAGTCTGCCGCTGCCGGTTCTGCACCGCGTTCGTTATGCATATTATAGATCACGAGAGAGGGGTGGTTTCTATCGCGCCTGATCATGCGGGTCAATTTTTCGCGGCGCGCTATCCTATAGAAGCTGGTTTGTTTTTCTTCTTTGGAATTACGTGGATCGTAGAGGTTCCTGGGATATTGGTTGCCGCCGGGTTCTTCGAAATAAAGCAGGCCGAGTTCATCGGCTGCATCGAGCACATTTGTTTGTCCTATTGTGCGGTGGAAGTTGAGCATATTAAGGCCCAGTTGTTTGGCAGCCATTACCTGTTTGCGTGCGAGCGCATCGGAGGGGGCAATGCCGTTCACGGGCCAGAAGCCCCATGAAATAGATGTTCTCAGGACAATACGTTTACCATTAAGATAAAACTGGCGGTCGCCATCCAGATCTTTTACTTCGAACCATCTGAATCCGAAGGAGCGGCGAAACCTGTCGCTGGTGGCATTGGCGCCTTTCCATTCAACAGTTATTTCGTATAGGTTGGGGTCATCGACGCTCCATAATTTTGCGTTGTTTATGGTGAGCGGGTATTGGTTGATAAGCGCTATGCCTGTTTGCAGCGTTACGGGATAGCTGGCATGAAATGCCTGCTGTCCTGTTCTCTTATCGCGGATCGTTAATTCATAACTGCCTTTTACCGGATTGTTATGGAGGTTATGGCTTTCAATTTCGACCTCTATATGCCTTGGGTTGCTGGTATTCTTTACGAAAACATCGCTGATATAAGTTTTATCGGTGGCCACCATTTTTACTTTACCTGTGATACCGCCGAAGCCGTGTGAGGGTTGCGTTCTATAGTCGCCCCACATAAAGTTCTGGCTATCGCGCCAGTCGAAGTTGCCGTTGGGATCGGTGATGCGTACAGCCAGATCGTTTAGCTGTCCGGGTTTCATTACTTCGGAAATGCTGGCAGCGAAAGGCGTTCCGCTGATGAGGTCGTAGCCTACGAGTTTTCCATTCAGGAAGACTTCGGCCCTGAACCTGGCGCTTTCGAATTCAATGGACACCCATTTTCCGGCGAAGCTGGCGGGGATCATGATCTGCGTGGAGAACCACGATACGCCAAGGTAGTTACCCGAGACGCCGAAGGCATTGCCGTTTTTTCCCCAATAGAATTCTTCTACTGTTGCGGGCAGCTGTACCCGTTTGCCTGTTTTTTTCAGCATATTCCATCCGCCTGTGGGGGGATTGACGGGCATGGAGCCGAGTTTGAGGACGCCTGCATACAGCTGGTCGTTTTGCCAGGTGGCTGCCGTGTCCAGCGATAAGTTCCAGTTGAGGCGGGAGAGCTCTATTTCCGTTCTTCCGGATCCGGGGGTTGGCTGGGCGGTAGTTGTTAATGCCCAGCAGGAAGAAATGAGGAGTAAAAACAGTTTGTTCATAACTGGCAAGCTTTCATTTTTACAATACGCAATCGGTTGCATATTAGGTAATATTCGGGGGTGGAGCGGAAGAAATTTGCGCAAACGTTGCCGAAACAGCTGCGCGAGGGGATGGAGCGAAGATGGGGAATGGCAAAGGCAGGGAACAGGTGTGGGGGCTGGTAGTCAGAGATAGCGAAATGAGTGAAGCGGATTGGGTTGAGGTGGGATGGTTGGATTGAAATTGGTATGAATTGGGTTGAGGTGGAATGGTTGGATTGGGATTGGAATGAATTAGGTTGAGGTGGTGGCGGGTGGAAACGCGCATGGTTTTTGACAAAGAGGAGGCGGATTGCGGACTGATCCGGATGCTTTTGAATCTGTAAATTGTCAAATATGAAAAAGAACACCGTCTCCATCGTGCTTATTGCTGCAGGGGTTGTATGTGCGAGTAGTTGTAAGCAAAATTCACCTATTGACGACATACCTGGTAATGACACGCTTTATGCGCCGGTAGAAACCAAACCAGCCAATACTGATTACAAGCCGGCCTTTACCGGGCAGACGAGGATTGCGGGTGTGAAAACAACAACACCTTATGGCGGGACGGTGCTGTTGGAACAGCTTGACCGGCCCTGGGGGATCACAAGTTTACCCGATGGCAGATTGCTGATAACAGAGAAAGGAGGTACGCTTCGTATAGCCACAAGCAACGGGCAACTGAGCGCCCGCATACAAGGGCTGCCTACCGTAAAAGATGAAGGGCAGGGTGGTTTACTTGGTATTACCGTTGACCCTGATTTCGGCAGCAATAAAATGGTTTATTGGGTATTTTCAGAGCCTTTGCCTGAGGGTAATATTACATCGGTAGCCAAGGGGAAGTTGTCGGCAGATGAAAAAAGTATAGAACAGGCCACTGTTATTTACCGGGCCACTCCTGCTTACAATGGGACTTTGCATTATGGCGGCAGGATCATTTTTGATAAATCGGGTTATTTATTCGTGAGTACCGGAGAGCGTTCTGATCTTGCTACCCGGCCTCAGGCACAGGATCTGAATTCGGGGCTTGGTAAAATAGTCAGGATAACCAAGGATGGCCAGCCGGCGCCGGGTAATCCATTTGCGGGTCAGAACCGTCCGGAGATATACAGTTATGGGCATCGTAATGTGCAGGGTCTTACTTTACATCCAGGCACCGGAGATCTGTGGGAAACGGAATTCGGGCCGAGGGGCGGCGATGAAGTTAACCGGGTAGAAGCCAGCAAGAACTATGGCTGGCCAACTATCACGTATGGAATAGAATACGCGGGAGGCAAAGTTGGGCAGGGCATTCAGCAGCAGGCCGGCATGGAACAACCAGTATATTACTGGGATCCGGTTGTTTCGCCCAGCGGTATTTGTTTTTATACGGGCAGTGATGTTCCGGAATGGAAAAATAATTTATTTGCAGCCTGTCTTAGCGGACTTCATGTAGCGCGACTTGTTATCAGGGATAATAAAGTAACCGGAGAAGAGCGGCTACTTGCTGATGAAGGGCAACGCTTCAGAGATATCACTATGGGCAAAGACGGTAATTTATATGCTGTAACTGATAACGGCAGACTTTATAAAATTCACAGGAAATAGGATAGATGCATCATTAACGCTTTCCTGATATTTATTCAACGGTTTTAATTCGTGTAAGCAGGAGGCTGTTACCAAAAACAGATAAGTTTCTTTTTCAAGTTGATAACAGTTTTATAGCAACCCAGGAAAGCCGTTCCCAGCAAGCCATTCAGCGGCGCTACTTCTGCGTTATCGTATACAAAGCTGCCCTGTTCGATAGAAGCGGGCATATTGCTGAATTCAAGCGTTCCTATCAACGCTTTATTGAGAACACCCTGAATGCCATTAGCGGGAACACCTTCCTGTGCGGCAGTTGCAGGATCGATCTGCGACATATATGGCAGCAGTTCATTTTTGCTGCGTGCAAAGAAAACGTTGCTACCTATGCTGCAATCTATTCCCATACGGAAAGGCATATCGCTTATTGTTATTACTGCTACCGGCACATGCCTTCTCATTTCAAGCGGCCCCATGTATTTCATAGAGGTGAGGCGGTATTGCTGGCTGATATAGTCGCCGTTGTCATCTGTTTTTACCAGGATCAACTTACCTGCAGGCAGATCGAACCGCCATTCGAAATCGCGCAGTACGTTATAACCAATCGATCCAAGGAAAGGGAGGCCTTCGGCTTCGCCGCCTATTCCTTCGTTCATGACGAAAGCGGAGAAGTTAGAGAGCTTCATTCTACCGAGTGTAAAGCCGCTGATCCGGCGGGTTAAGATGCCATCGCCACGCACACCGTTTATACTTTCCGTACCGGAGGCCGATACGAGCTGAAGAGAATCGTTAAAGAAAGTTCTGTTGAGGATCATATCCGGGGAGCCGGTATCGAGCAGGAAGAGGCCTTTACGGCCGTCGGCTTCCGCTTTTACATAAAGCCGTTGCCGGATTGTTATCAGCGGCAGGTGAATGGTATCGGGTGCGGCGAGAATACGATTGGCAAGACGGTTGAAGGATGCGCTTTTTACCACATTCAATTCTGTGATACGCCAATGCTGGTTCAGGACGAAATCGGGGTAAGCGGCTTTGCCTGTTTCGAACATTACTTCCATCTGTACCCGGGTACCGGCTGTATCCTTGTTTATTGTTACGATCTTGTAGGCTTGAACGGCGGGATATTTATCGAGCAGCAACGGAATCATTTTCGCATTCATACCTTTTGGCAGGCCGCTGATGCGGCAGCTATCGTGGAGCAATGGCAGGAGGAAACCAGGTTCATGTTTCTTCAATGCTGCGTAGACACTATCGGCTATATCGGAATAACTTCTATGCTGGCCAAAGGAGGTGGAAAAAGAAGCGCAAAAACAAACGAAAACGAACAGCCATTTCATGTTACAGGGGTTTAAGGGAAACGCGGGGCAAAAGTAGATATAAATGAGCAGAGCTGCTGATGCATCTGTGTTCAATGCTTCAGCAGCTCTGTTTTTATTTACGATTATCAGCTTTTATCCCCTGCCCGGAACAGCCCAATCGAAAGGCTTCACGCAGGGATCGCAGTCGAATTTCAGGACTTTACCGAGGGACTGTCCTTTGCTTCCTTTCTTTACGAAAACGTAGGCGAGGTCGAGGTATTCTTCTATTTCTTTACCTTGTTCGTCGCGGCCTTTCAATACTACCGAGTAGTATTTGCCATCGTCGGTTTGTTTCATAAACACTTCGTTGATGGTAACACGTTTCATTTGGTCGCCATCGCAGCAGCTACACCAAAGGACAGCAACGGCTTCTTTTTTCAGGTAGGCAACGGCTTTTTCGGCCTGTTCGCGGCTGATCAGGGCCAACTGATCGGCTTTAGCGAGGCTGGTGATGAACAAAAGGCATAAAATGGTAATGCATTTTTTCATGGGTAATATTGTTTTTGCGCACAAAAAGCAAATATTATGCCTCATCCCAACCCGATGATCTCAAGCTAGCGGGTGTTGCTGTGTTATTGCTGCACGCATCGGAACCCGAGGTGTTCCATGCCGCTGTCTTCACTGGTTTTCATGCGGCGCGCTACGCGGTAGCCTGAACAGTAGCCATCGTTACAAAGGAAGGAGCCTCCCCTGATGACCCGTTTAGATGCCAGCGGTTCGTTAGGGTCGCAGGCTTTGACTGGACCGGTGGGGTTCAATACACCTCCGGGTTTGGTCACTGACTGATAGTAGCGGCTATCGTAATAATCGGCGCACCATTCCCAGACATTTCCCGCCATATCGTATAAGCCGTATCCATTGGGATCGTATGACCCTACGGGGGCAGTGTAGTAGTATTGATCGAGCACTTTATTCTGATCGGGAAAATGGCCTTGCCAGGAGTTGGCTTTTGGCTTACCCTGTTCAACGGGTTCGTTGCCCCAGGGGTAAATATTACCGGTAAGCTTTCCCCTGGCGGCCCATTCCCATTCGGCTTCGGTAGGGAGGCGTTTACCAGCCCATTTACAATAGGCCTGGGCATCGTACCAGGAGATGTGGACGACGGGGTAATTTTCTTTTCCTTCGATGGTGCTACCCGGGCCGTGGGGGTGACGCCAGTTGGCGCCGGTTTTCCACTGCCACCATTGGCTATAGTCGTTTAACGGGACTTCTGCGGGTGGGGCCACAAAGACCAATGATGCCGGCACGAGCAAGAAGGAATCGGGTTCGGGTGTGCCTGGTGGTAATTGTTTTTTCAATTCCTTCCAATCGGGTTTTCTTTCTGCGGTGGTAATATAACCTGTTGCGTTTATGAAAGCCTGGAACCGGGCATTGGTGACTTCCGTGATATCCATCCAGAAGCCATCAACTGTGACTTTGTGTTTGGGATATTCGTCGTCGGCCGCCTGGTTGTTATCGCCTCCCATGCTGAAGCTGCCTCCTTCAATCCAGACCATGCCGGGGTGGGTGGGGGCATTGTTGTGGGTGGAGGTATTTTGAGGGGTTGTTATATCATGTAGTGTTGTTTGAAAACGGGCAGCGGTGGCTGGCATGCAGCAAGTGGCGCCGACCGGGGTATCGGCTGAGGTTTGTACTGAGGCATACCTGATCACCGGAGCACAAGGGATTGCTGTAGTTAAACGGCCAGCTATTGTGTTAGCGCGTGGTTTCACCGGGTTTGTCCTTATTTCCTGCGGGGAAGGCCCGGCAGATGTAAATCCAAATGCTGTTATAACTACCAGCGATAATGCAAATCCGAGATGATCCTGATTCCGCCACATATTGTTCTTGTTTAAAATTTTATTTTGGCGGCTGTATCCATTTTCGATACAGCCGCTTTTGTATATGCCTGTTACAGGGAGCTATTAAAGTAAACCATCAGAACAGGAATCCGCCTGCAGCCTGTTTTTCCTGTTGTTTACTTTTCCTGAACTCTTTCATGCTTTGCGGTTCTTTGTCTTCCAATGTTGCAAAGTCGACCACTCCGTTTTCTTTAGCCCAGGCGAAGTATTGCACCGACAGGCGGCTGACCACTTCATGATTCTCTCTTGCTACGTTTTTGGTTTCACCGGGGTCTTCTTCCAGGTTAAACAATTCCCAGGAATAGGATGGCCATGTTGACACGAGTTTCCATTTACCATCACGAACCGCCCTGTTACCAGCCCGTTCCCAGAACAAAGGTTTAGCACGCTGCACTTCGGCATCCTGACCGAACAATACGGGCAGCAGGCTTTTTCCCGGCAATGCATAGGCATTGGTTCCATTATATGTGGCTGGGTATTTAGCGCCGGCCAGTTCATAAAATGTTGGCGCCAGGTCGATGATATGACCGGTACCTTTCCTGATGGTTCCTGCGTTTATTTTACCGGGGAACCAGGCGATAAAGGGAGAGTTGATCCCACCTTCGTGCATATCATCTTTAAAGCCAAGGAATGGCGTATTGGAGAGATAAGACCAGTTCTTGCTTTGTGATTCGTTGGAGCCTGTAGTGCCTACGGGGCCACTGTTGCGGGAAGCACCATGATGCCAGCGGACGAGGTCTTCGGCAGGAGCGCCATTGTCGGAAACAAAAATGATGAGGGTATTTTCATCGGCACCAATTTCTTTGAGTTTGGCAAGGACAGCTCCCACGCCCTGGTCGAGACGATCGACCATAGCTGCGAAGACTTCCATCTTTTTCGTCCATAGCTGGCGCTGATCGTAGGAAAGCCGTGCCCAATCGTAGATGTCTTCGTCTTTTACAGAAAGGGTGGCATTATTACTGACGATGCCGAGTTGTTTTTGTTTTGCGAAACGTTCCTGGCGCAAGGCATCCCAGCCTTTATCGTATTTGCCTTTGTATTTGGCGATGTCTTCGGGTAAGGCTATCAATGGCCAGTGTGGTGCTGTGTATGCGAGATAGAGGAAAAAAGGATGATCATTTTTTGCGGCTTCGTCGAGGAAGGCCACTGCATTTTTTGTTATGACGTTGGTTTGAAAGTATTCGGGTAAAGGATAGCCGAGGCTATCGGTAAGGACCTTTTTTTCCTGGGGTGCACCGGAGGCGGCTGCAGCTTCATCGCGGGGATAGACGTATTGAAAACCGCGCTGCCAGGGAAGGCTCACATTCTTGCCCGACACATGCCATTTACCGGAGGTAATTGTTGTGTAACCGCCTGCTTTCAAGACTTCGGCCAGTGTGAGAGATTGCTGGTTGATATAACCCTGGTAAGCAGGTAATCCCAGGTCATTGGAGAAGTATCCTACACCTGCTTTGTGCTGGTACTGGCCTGTAAGCAAAGATGCGCGGGTGGGTGCGCAAATTGAATTATTATAGAACTGTTGCAGACGCAGACCATCTTTTGCCAGGCGATCGAGATTGGGCGTTGCTATTTCTGAGCCATATGCGCCAAGGTCGGAGTAACCGAGGTCATCGGCAACGATGAGGATTATGTTGGGGCGCTTGTTTTTGGGGTCTTTGGGACCTTCTTTTGCCGCTGCGTTTATGGTGATGGCTGTTAAAGCAGCTATTAAGAGATGTTTCATATTCCGGGATAATTTGATGGTGATCAAAGTTTAAGATGGATCAATTAGCGCGTTTTCGTGCGGGCGTTCCATTTGAGGGCGCGGCATTTGCGGGCGCTACGCTGCTTCTACCCTGCTGCTGTTGCGGGCGCAGTTTGTTATAATCGACCACGTCATTTGCTGTTGCCCATTGTTTATATTTTTCTTTCAACTGTTGGACTATTTCCGGGTATTTTGCAGCGAGGTCGGTGTTTTCTGCCCTATCGGTTTCGATATCGTAGAGTTCGTATTTATCGGGCTGATCGGCAGGCGATACCAGTTTCCATTTACCTTCTCTTACGGCCCTATTGCCGCCTCTTTCCCAGAACAAAGGTTCTGCGCGGTCTACTTTGTCGGTTTCACCGGTTAACAAGGGCAGCAAGCTTTTGCCTGGCAGTTTGTTCGCGGCCACTCCGTTATAGCTGGAGGGGTAGGTTGCACCTGCCAACTGGTAGAAAGTCGGGGCCAGGTCGATGAGGTGGGCCGTGCCTGTGGCAATGGTGTTGGCCCTGATCTTTTTGGGATACCATGCAATGAAAGGCGCGCTTATCCCCCCTTCGTAAGGTGTGCCTTTGTAGTTACGCAATGGGGAGTTACCTGTTTGTGACCAGTTGCTGTTCTGCACTTCATAAGAACCGGCAGT
The Filimonas effusa genome window above contains:
- a CDS encoding PQQ-dependent sugar dehydrogenase, with translation MKKNTVSIVLIAAGVVCASSCKQNSPIDDIPGNDTLYAPVETKPANTDYKPAFTGQTRIAGVKTTTPYGGTVLLEQLDRPWGITSLPDGRLLITEKGGTLRIATSNGQLSARIQGLPTVKDEGQGGLLGITVDPDFGSNKMVYWVFSEPLPEGNITSVAKGKLSADEKSIEQATVIYRATPAYNGTLHYGGRIIFDKSGYLFVSTGERSDLATRPQAQDLNSGLGKIVRITKDGQPAPGNPFAGQNRPEIYSYGHRNVQGLTLHPGTGDLWETEFGPRGGDEVNRVEASKNYGWPTITYGIEYAGGKVGQGIQQQAGMEQPVYYWDPVVSPSGICFYTGSDVPEWKNNLFAACLSGLHVARLVIRDNKVTGEERLLADEGQRFRDITMGKDGNLYAVTDNGRLYKIHRK
- a CDS encoding arylsulfatase, whose protein sequence is MKHLLIAALTAITINAAAKEGPKDPKNKRPNIILIVADDLGYSDLGAYGSEIATPNLDRLAKDGLRLQQFYNNSICAPTRASLLTGQYQHKAGVGYFSNDLGLPAYQGYINQQSLTLAEVLKAGGYTTITSGKWHVSGKNVSLPWQRGFQYVYPRDEAAAASGAPQEKKVLTDSLGYPLPEYFQTNVITKNAVAFLDEAAKNDHPFFLYLAYTAPHWPLIALPEDIAKYKGKYDKGWDALRQERFAKQKQLGIVSNNATLSVKDEDIYDWARLSYDQRQLWTKKMEVFAAMVDRLDQGVGAVLAKLKEIGADENTLIIFVSDNGAPAEDLVRWHHGASRNSGPVGTTGSNESQSKNWSYLSNTPFLGFKDDMHEGGINSPFIAWFPGKINAGTIRKGTGHIIDLAPTFYELAGAKYPATYNGTNAYALPGKSLLPVLFGQDAEVQRAKPLFWERAGNRAVRDGKWKLVSTWPSYSWELFNLEEDPGETKNVARENHEVVSRLSVQYFAWAKENGVVDFATLEDKEPQSMKEFRKSKQQEKQAAGGFLF
- a CDS encoding formylglycine-generating enzyme family protein — encoded protein: MWRNQDHLGFALSLVVITAFGFTSAGPSPQEIRTNPVKPRANTIAGRLTTAIPCAPVIRYASVQTSADTPVGATCCMPATAARFQTTLHDITTPQNTSTHNNAPTHPGMVWIEGGSFSMGGDNNQAADDEYPKHKVTVDGFWMDITEVTNARFQAFINATGYITTAERKPDWKELKKQLPPGTPEPDSFLLVPASLVFVAPPAEVPLNDYSQWWQWKTGANWRHPHGPGSTIEGKENYPVVHISWYDAQAYCKWAGKRLPTEAEWEWAARGKLTGNIYPWGNEPVEQGKPKANSWQGHFPDQNKVLDQYYYTAPVGSYDPNGYGLYDMAGNVWEWCADYYDSRYYQSVTKPGGVLNPTGPVKACDPNEPLASKRVIRGGSFLCNDGYCSGYRVARRMKTSEDSGMEHLGFRCVQQ
- a CDS encoding pepsin/retropepsin-like aspartic protease family protein, translating into MKWLFVFVCFCASFSTSFGQHRSYSDIADSVYAALKKHEPGFLLPLLHDSCRISGLPKGMNAKMIPLLLDKYPAVQAYKIVTINKDTAGTRVQMEVMFETGKAAYPDFVLNQHWRITELNVVKSASFNRLANRILAAPDTIHLPLITIRQRLYVKAEADGRKGLFLLDTGSPDMILNRTFFNDSLQLVSASGTESINGVRGDGILTRRISGFTLGRMKLSNFSAFVMNEGIGGEAEGLPFLGSIGYNVLRDFEWRFDLPAGKLILVKTDDNGDYISQQYRLTSMKYMGPLEMRRHVPVAVITISDMPFRMGIDCSIGSNVFFARSKNELLPYMSQIDPATAAQEGVPANGIQGVLNKALIGTLEFSNMPASIEQGSFVYDNAEVAPLNGLLGTAFLGCYKTVINLKKKLICFW